One Anaerobacillus alkaliphilus DNA window includes the following coding sequences:
- a CDS encoding glycogen/starch/alpha-glucan phosphorylase: MTFSSNENNPIITLEESNIFADKQTFIKEFLETLANIRSKTLDEASPLDLYNTLGTMVRNHLSKNWISTNKQYQMSGQKQVYYFSMEFLMGRLLHSNMLNLTIENVVKEGFEELGINLATIFEEEHDAGLGNGGLGRLAACFLDSIASLQLPGHGCGIRYKYGLFEQKVIDGYQVELPDYWLKEDYVWEVRRSDRSVTVCFGGHVESEEINGKLAFQHKNYEAVLAVPYDVPVVGFENKTVNTLRLWSAEPSINEHEIQTSDRENYYKFLNYKRSIESISEFLYPDDSHYEGKKLRLKQQYFLVSAGLQSIINSLRRKSKHSLLDLPDKVVFHINDTHPVLIIPELMRILMDEEGLSWDEAWDITTKTCAYTNHTTLVEALEKWPINLFRELLPRIYMIVEEINERFCRQLWERYPGEFDRISNLAIIAHDQVRMAHLAIVGSFSVNGVAKLHTEILKHREMNNFFTVYPEKFNNKTNGITHRRWLMNANPKLAEHITESIGQRWLKQPRDLIGILKYANDASFQEKVSQVKLENKIHLAKYIKDKTGIVIDEHSIFDVQVKRLHAYKRQLLNVFHIMELYNLLRENPNIDMVPRTFIFGAKAAPSYFFAKKIIKLINTVANVVNNDPNIKGKLKVVFLENYSVSMAEKIIPAADVSEQISTASKEASGTGNMKFMMNGALTIGTLDGANVEIHDMVGKDNIYIFGLTSDQVLNYYSHGGYVARDIYNSDIRLRTVLDQLLDGFFGEEKVEFKDIYYQILSNNDEYFVLKDFDSYVEEHQKVDLTYRDQKEWLKKSIINIAHSGKFSSDRTISEYATEIWGIRPYKIE, encoded by the coding sequence ATGACTTTTAGCTCGAATGAAAACAATCCGATTATTACTTTAGAAGAGTCTAATATATTTGCAGATAAACAAACTTTTATTAAAGAATTTTTAGAAACATTAGCCAATATACGCAGTAAAACTCTTGATGAAGCATCTCCCCTTGATCTTTACAATACGTTAGGTACGATGGTTCGAAATCATTTGAGCAAAAACTGGATAAGCACAAATAAGCAATATCAAATGAGCGGACAGAAGCAGGTCTACTATTTCTCTATGGAATTTTTAATGGGGCGCCTTTTACATTCAAATATGTTAAATCTAACAATTGAAAACGTTGTAAAAGAGGGCTTTGAAGAACTAGGAATTAATCTCGCCACTATATTTGAGGAAGAACATGACGCAGGTCTCGGGAATGGTGGATTAGGTCGCCTTGCTGCGTGTTTCTTAGATTCTATTGCTTCTTTACAGTTGCCGGGACATGGATGTGGTATCCGCTATAAATATGGTCTTTTCGAACAAAAAGTAATTGACGGATATCAAGTTGAACTTCCTGATTACTGGTTAAAAGAAGATTATGTTTGGGAAGTACGTCGTTCGGATCGATCAGTCACGGTTTGCTTCGGAGGGCATGTTGAGAGTGAGGAAATAAATGGGAAGTTAGCATTCCAGCATAAAAATTATGAAGCTGTATTAGCTGTTCCTTATGATGTTCCAGTAGTTGGTTTCGAAAATAAAACCGTTAATACCCTAAGACTATGGAGTGCTGAACCATCGATTAACGAGCATGAAATTCAAACATCAGATCGAGAAAACTACTACAAGTTTCTAAACTATAAACGATCAATTGAGTCTATTTCAGAGTTTTTATACCCAGATGATTCTCATTATGAAGGTAAGAAGCTTCGTTTAAAGCAACAATATTTTCTTGTTTCTGCTGGACTTCAAAGCATTATAAACTCATTGAGAAGAAAGTCTAAGCATAGTTTGTTAGATTTACCCGACAAAGTAGTTTTTCACATTAATGACACACATCCAGTCTTAATTATTCCTGAGCTAATGCGAATACTAATGGATGAAGAGGGACTTAGTTGGGACGAAGCTTGGGATATTACAACAAAAACATGTGCTTATACGAATCACACTACGCTCGTTGAAGCTTTAGAAAAATGGCCAATTAATCTTTTTCGAGAGTTATTGCCACGAATTTATATGATCGTTGAAGAAATAAATGAGCGTTTTTGCCGTCAGCTCTGGGAAAGGTATCCTGGAGAGTTTGATCGAATAAGTAATTTAGCAATCATTGCTCATGATCAAGTTCGAATGGCACATTTAGCGATTGTGGGTAGTTTCAGTGTGAACGGAGTTGCAAAGCTTCATACAGAAATTTTAAAGCACAGGGAAATGAATAACTTCTTCACCGTATATCCAGAAAAGTTTAATAATAAAACCAATGGGATCACTCATCGCAGGTGGTTAATGAACGCAAATCCAAAGCTTGCGGAGCATATTACTGAATCTATTGGCCAGCGTTGGTTAAAGCAACCACGTGACTTGATTGGTATTTTAAAATATGCGAATGATGCATCTTTTCAAGAAAAGGTATCGCAAGTCAAATTGGAAAACAAAATTCATTTAGCAAAGTATATTAAAGATAAGACGGGGATTGTTATTGATGAGCATTCAATATTTGATGTTCAAGTAAAACGACTCCATGCTTATAAACGCCAGTTATTAAATGTTTTTCATATAATGGAGTTGTATAATCTTCTGCGTGAGAACCCTAATATCGACATGGTCCCACGAACATTTATTTTTGGAGCAAAGGCAGCACCAAGTTATTTCTTTGCGAAAAAAATAATAAAACTAATTAATACAGTTGCAAATGTTGTTAATAATGATCCAAATATAAAAGGGAAATTGAAGGTTGTATTTTTGGAGAATTATAGTGTTTCAATGGCAGAGAAGATCATCCCAGCGGCTGATGTAAGTGAGCAGATCTCCACAGCAAGCAAGGAAGCTTCAGGAACTGGTAATATGAAGTTTATGATGAACGGCGCTTTAACAATCGGTACACTCGATGGTGCTAATGTAGAAATTCATGATATGGTAGGGAAGGACAACATATATATTTTTGGATTAACATCAGATCAAGTATTAAATTATTATAGCCATGGTGGCTATGTGGCAAGAGATATTTACAATAGTGATATAAGACTTAGAACAGTTCTAGATCAACTACTTGATGGATTTTTTGGGGAAGAAAAGGTTGAATTTAAAGATATTTACTATCAAATTTTATCTAATAACGACGAATATTTTGTGCTGAAGGATTTTGATAGTTATGTAGAAGAACATCAAAAAGTGGACCTCACTTATCGGGATCAAAAAGAGTGGTTAAAGAAATCAATTATTAATATTGCTCACTCTGGTAAGTTTTCAAGTGATCGAACGATTAGTGAGTATGCAACTGAAATATGGGGAATAAGACCATATAAGATAGAGTAA
- the glgA gene encoding glycogen synthase GlgA, with protein MKVLFVATECTPFIKTGGLADVIGALPKELKKEGIDVRVVLPKYEAIPEGFKTDMETIYTGTVPVGWRNQYVGVEMLVKDELTYYFIDNEYYFKREGLYGFYDDAERFAYFNRAVLEMLPQIDFQPDVIHCHDWQSALIPLFLKTHYCEQPFYHEVKTMFTIHNLKYQGIFPKEVHFELLALGEEHFEGVEFDGCVNYLKSALIHANILTTVSETYANEIQNPYYGEKLDGLLRYRSGELHGIVNGLDYLEYDPMNDPNLTFPYRSAKSKKQKNKRELQQQLGLPEQEEVPMLAIVTRLVEQKGLDLVTHIFEDLVKEDVQIVILGTGDREYEQYFLDAATRYPEKVSTHITFNEGFARKIYAASDLFLMPSRFEPCGIGQLIALRYGSAPVVRETGGLVDTVRPFIVETLQGNGFSFANYNAHDFLFTIKGALSVYEDPTLWSALMKNMAKSDNSWNKSARGYVDLYLSVTGGY; from the coding sequence ATGAAAGTCCTATTCGTTGCTACTGAATGTACCCCATTTATTAAAACAGGGGGACTTGCTGATGTGATTGGTGCACTACCAAAAGAATTAAAGAAAGAAGGCATAGACGTTCGTGTCGTTCTTCCTAAATATGAAGCGATCCCTGAAGGTTTTAAGACAGATATGGAGACAATCTACACGGGTACTGTCCCAGTAGGATGGCGAAACCAATACGTTGGTGTAGAAATGTTAGTAAAAGATGAACTAACCTACTATTTCATCGATAACGAATATTACTTCAAGCGGGAAGGTCTTTATGGATTTTATGATGATGCAGAAAGATTTGCATATTTTAATCGAGCAGTCTTAGAAATGTTACCACAGATTGATTTTCAACCTGATGTGATCCATTGTCATGATTGGCAATCAGCGCTAATCCCTTTATTTTTAAAGACTCACTATTGTGAACAGCCGTTTTATCATGAAGTAAAAACAATGTTTACAATTCATAATCTAAAATACCAAGGGATATTTCCAAAAGAAGTTCACTTTGAATTATTAGCTTTAGGGGAAGAACATTTTGAGGGTGTGGAGTTTGATGGTTGTGTGAATTACCTCAAAAGTGCTCTCATCCATGCAAACATTCTTACAACGGTAAGTGAAACGTATGCCAATGAAATTCAAAATCCTTATTATGGTGAGAAGTTAGATGGTTTATTAAGATACCGTAGTGGTGAACTACACGGCATCGTTAATGGCCTTGACTACTTGGAATATGATCCTATGAACGATCCAAATTTAACGTTCCCTTACCGAAGTGCCAAAAGCAAAAAACAAAAAAATAAACGTGAATTGCAACAGCAGTTAGGTTTACCTGAGCAAGAAGAGGTACCGATGCTTGCTATCGTTACACGTTTGGTAGAACAAAAAGGATTAGACTTGGTTACTCATATCTTTGAAGACCTTGTAAAGGAAGATGTTCAAATTGTAATACTAGGTACAGGTGATAGAGAATACGAACAATACTTCTTAGACGCTGCAACAAGATATCCAGAGAAAGTTTCCACTCATATTACATTTAATGAGGGATTTGCCAGAAAGATTTATGCAGCAAGTGATCTATTTTTAATGCCATCACGGTTTGAGCCATGTGGTATTGGGCAGTTAATTGCTCTTCGTTATGGAAGTGCACCTGTTGTTAGAGAAACTGGTGGACTAGTTGATACAGTAAGACCTTTTATTGTAGAAACGCTGCAGGGTAATGGATTTAGTTTTGCTAATTATAATGCCCACGACTTTCTGTTTACAATAAAAGGCGCGTTATCTGTTTATGAGGATCCAACTTTATGGTCTGCGTTGATGAAGAACATGGCAAAGTCGGATAACAGTTGGAATAAATCAGCAAGAGGATACGTTGATCTTTATCTCAGCGTAACAGGAGGCTATTAA
- the glgD gene encoding glucose-1-phosphate adenylyltransferase subunit GlgD: MEIMGVINLDNEQDFLNELTYFRCGAAVPFAGRYRLIDFVISNMTHAGMTDIAVFTRKKYRSLMDHLGKGKSWDLDTKYGGLFILPPDWNDPTDISKGDLQHFHNNLDYFYRGKAEYVLVSGSQHICTVDYQEVYEHHLKTGADVTVIYKKVEMLEPEHKHCRKLETSDEGRVIKVTNEEYNNNVYMNMYLVSKKLLLQLVEYGIAHGATHFFNDCIASETANLNVQAFEYKGVYSVVNSVQSYYKNSLQILNPDFYRELFFSEQTILTKVKNEPPARYLQGSVVSNSLVGNGCIIEGTVENSILFRGVVVKKGAVIKNSIVMQRCDIQENSILENVILDKDVTLTEGKRLIGNEQMPFVIPKQKVI, encoded by the coding sequence ATGGAAATTATGGGAGTAATAAATTTAGATAATGAGCAAGATTTCTTAAACGAGTTAACGTACTTTCGTTGTGGTGCTGCTGTACCGTTTGCCGGAAGGTACCGTCTGATTGACTTTGTTATATCTAATATGACACATGCAGGTATGACGGATATTGCGGTCTTTACAAGAAAAAAATACCGATCGTTAATGGATCACTTAGGGAAAGGGAAGTCTTGGGACTTAGATACAAAATATGGCGGTTTATTTATCTTGCCACCAGATTGGAATGATCCAACAGACATATCAAAAGGTGATTTGCAACATTTTCATAATAACTTAGACTACTTTTATCGTGGAAAAGCAGAATATGTACTCGTTTCCGGGAGCCAACATATTTGTACTGTTGACTACCAAGAAGTCTATGAACATCACCTAAAAACAGGTGCGGATGTAACGGTGATTTATAAGAAAGTTGAGATGTTAGAGCCAGAACATAAGCACTGCAGAAAATTAGAAACGTCTGATGAGGGACGTGTCATTAAGGTAACAAACGAGGAATATAACAATAATGTTTATATGAATATGTACTTAGTTAGTAAAAAACTATTATTACAGCTTGTTGAGTATGGTATTGCCCATGGTGCAACTCATTTCTTCAATGATTGTATTGCAAGCGAAACTGCAAATTTAAATGTTCAGGCTTTTGAATATAAAGGTGTTTATTCAGTGGTAAATTCAGTGCAAAGCTATTATAAAAATAGTTTGCAGATCTTAAACCCAGATTTTTACCGAGAGTTATTCTTCAGCGAACAGACAATTTTGACTAAAGTTAAGAATGAACCACCTGCTAGGTATTTACAAGGGTCTGTTGTATCAAATTCATTAGTAGGAAATGGTTGCATCATTGAGGGCACAGTTGAAAATAGCATCTTGTTCCGAGGTGTCGTTGTAAAAAAGGGTGCAGTGATTAAAAACTCTATTGTCATGCAACGTTGTGATATTCAAGAAAATTCAATTTTAGAAAATGTCATTCTAGATAAAGATGTAACACTAACAGAAGGAAAACGATTAATTGGAAATGAACAAATGCCATTTGTTATTCCAAAGCAAAAAGTAATTTAA
- a CDS encoding glucose-1-phosphate adenylyltransferase: MNRKKECVAMLLAGGEGKRLELLTKNLAKPAVYFGGKYRIIDFPLSNCTNSGIDTVGVLTQYQPLVLNSYIGIGSAWSLDRKHGGVTVLPPFQAQNGGDWYKGTADAIYQNINFIEQYNPKYVLILSGDHIYKMNYAKMLKHHKQKEADVTISVIEVPWEEASRFGILNTTDDLRIHTFDEKPANPQSNLASMGIYIFNWELLKSYLIEDAQNPHSSHDFGKNVLPTLLQDGKRLYAYQFEGYWKDVGTVESLWEANMDLLENEPQFNLNESGWRMYSVNPNQPPQYISSRATVSQSLINEGCLVDGNIDHSILFYGVQIGEGSMVKDSVIMPNVKVGKNVVIEKAIIGENTVIEDGAIIRAKVGDERDIVLIGENSRIMAEEDTVQTKVH, encoded by the coding sequence ATGAACAGAAAAAAAGAGTGCGTCGCAATGTTACTAGCAGGGGGAGAGGGGAAGAGACTAGAGCTTCTAACAAAAAACCTAGCTAAACCTGCTGTTTACTTTGGCGGCAAATACCGTATCATTGATTTTCCATTAAGTAATTGTACCAACTCTGGTATTGATACTGTTGGTGTCCTGACTCAGTATCAACCTCTTGTTCTTAATTCCTACATTGGGATTGGTTCCGCCTGGAGCTTAGATCGAAAACATGGTGGGGTTACAGTACTGCCACCATTCCAAGCTCAAAACGGTGGAGATTGGTATAAGGGTACTGCGGATGCAATCTATCAAAATATAAATTTTATTGAGCAATATAACCCAAAATACGTCCTTATATTATCAGGGGATCATATTTACAAGATGAACTACGCAAAGATGCTTAAGCATCACAAGCAAAAAGAAGCGGACGTAACAATATCTGTCATTGAAGTACCTTGGGAAGAAGCGAGTAGATTTGGAATATTAAACACTACAGACGATTTACGTATTCATACATTTGATGAAAAACCTGCAAATCCACAAAGCAATTTGGCATCAATGGGCATTTATATCTTTAACTGGGAACTATTAAAAAGTTATTTAATCGAGGATGCTCAAAATCCACACTCAAGTCATGACTTTGGGAAAAACGTCTTACCAACTTTATTACAAGATGGTAAACGATTGTATGCTTATCAATTTGAAGGTTACTGGAAAGATGTAGGAACTGTAGAGAGCCTTTGGGAAGCAAACATGGACTTACTTGAAAATGAACCACAGTTTAACTTAAATGAGTCTGGTTGGCGAATGTATTCTGTAAATCCTAATCAACCTCCACAATACATATCTAGTAGAGCTACCGTTAGTCAATCACTGATTAACGAAGGATGTTTGGTTGATGGTAACATTGATCACTCTATTTTGTTCTATGGAGTTCAAATTGGCGAAGGAAGTATGGTTAAGGATTCGGTGATCATGCCAAATGTAAAAGTAGGAAAAAATGTGGTCATTGAAAAAGCAATTATTGGTGAGAACACAGTAATTGAAGACGGAGCAATTATTAGGGCAAAGGTTGGAGACGAAAGAGATATTGTCTTAATAGGTGAGAATAGCCGAATTATGGCTGAAGAAGATACAGTTCAGACGAAAGTACACTAA
- the glgB gene encoding 1,4-alpha-glucan branching protein GlgB, with amino-acid sequence MGTTPIISDHDLYLFHQGNLFQSYTVMGAHLLNEKGKSGVRFTMWAPNAENVSVVGNFNSWNGTLHEMNRVSENGIWSLFIPGLKDGDLYKYEIHTEKGDILRKADPYAFFSEVRPNTASKVTSLSGYKWNDQSWYKRKQQQNIYEEPLLIYEVHLGSWKLHENGEFYTYRELAHELVDYVKELGYTHIEILPVSEHPFDKSWGYQLTGYFSVTSRYGTPDDFKYFIDCCHQKGIGVLLDWVPGHFCKDDHGLRLFDGKPVFEYEDIQKAEKKEWGTLTFDFGRPEVVSFLISNALFWMDVYHIDGLRVDAVSSMLYYNHGKSDEEAEVRNQFGGYENLEAIAFLRKLNETVFHYYPEALMMAEESTAWPNVSGPTYLGGLGFNFKWNMGWMNDMLKYMELDPIHRKYHHHLITFSFLYAFSENFILPLSHDEVVHGKKSLLNKMPGDYWQKFANLRVFLGYMATHPGKKLLFMGGEFGQFDEWKELEDLDWELLDYEMHLKMKRYVEKLNELYLNEKALWQLDHEQDGFEWIDPNNYEQSIISFIRKGLTEREQLIIICNFTPVVYHQYKIGVPLLTDYQEEFNSDSIEYGGSGQINTGLIKARDENWHNQAFTIEVTVPPLSISVFRPINIPISQTLQGGIHNEQKKRVRRNVTSRGRGEETRASNKKPS; translated from the coding sequence GTGGGAACTACTCCAATCATAAGTGATCATGATCTATATTTATTTCATCAGGGAAACCTATTTCAAAGTTATACAGTTATGGGGGCACATCTCCTTAACGAAAAAGGGAAAAGTGGAGTTCGTTTCACGATGTGGGCACCAAATGCAGAAAATGTTAGTGTTGTAGGAAATTTCAATAGCTGGAATGGAACATTACATGAAATGAATCGAGTGAGTGAGAACGGTATCTGGTCACTATTTATTCCTGGATTAAAGGATGGAGATTTGTACAAGTATGAAATACATACTGAGAAAGGGGATATACTTCGAAAAGCAGATCCCTATGCTTTTTTCTCTGAAGTTAGACCAAATACTGCCTCTAAAGTGACATCCCTAAGCGGTTACAAATGGAATGATCAGAGTTGGTATAAACGCAAGCAACAACAAAATATATATGAGGAACCACTCTTAATCTACGAAGTACATCTAGGATCTTGGAAGCTACATGAAAATGGGGAATTCTATACATATCGCGAACTTGCCCATGAACTTGTGGATTACGTAAAGGAGTTGGGATATACACATATAGAGATTTTGCCTGTGTCAGAACATCCTTTTGATAAATCATGGGGCTATCAGTTAACAGGTTATTTTTCAGTAACAAGTCGCTACGGCACACCTGACGATTTTAAATATTTCATCGATTGTTGTCATCAGAAAGGGATTGGTGTCCTACTCGATTGGGTACCTGGTCATTTTTGTAAGGATGACCATGGATTGCGTCTTTTTGATGGTAAACCAGTTTTTGAGTACGAAGACATACAGAAAGCGGAAAAGAAAGAATGGGGAACTTTGACGTTTGATTTTGGTAGACCAGAGGTAGTCTCCTTTCTAATTTCAAATGCACTATTTTGGATGGATGTTTACCATATTGATGGTCTCCGAGTAGATGCTGTGTCTAGCATGCTTTACTATAATCACGGAAAAAGTGATGAAGAGGCAGAGGTTCGTAACCAATTTGGAGGATATGAAAACTTAGAAGCAATCGCTTTTTTACGTAAATTAAATGAAACAGTTTTCCATTACTATCCAGAAGCTTTAATGATGGCTGAGGAATCGACTGCCTGGCCTAATGTTAGTGGACCTACATATCTTGGAGGACTAGGCTTTAACTTTAAATGGAACATGGGCTGGATGAATGACATGCTTAAATATATGGAATTAGATCCAATTCACAGAAAATATCATCATCATTTAATTACATTCTCTTTTCTATACGCATTCTCAGAGAACTTTATCTTGCCTCTTTCTCATGATGAAGTTGTTCACGGGAAAAAGTCATTGTTAAATAAGATGCCTGGGGACTATTGGCAGAAATTCGCTAATTTACGGGTGTTTTTAGGATACATGGCTACACACCCTGGGAAGAAGCTCTTGTTTATGGGTGGGGAATTTGGTCAGTTTGATGAGTGGAAAGAGCTTGAGGATCTTGACTGGGAACTATTAGATTATGAAATGCACTTGAAAATGAAACGTTACGTCGAAAAATTAAATGAACTGTATTTAAATGAGAAAGCTCTTTGGCAACTAGATCATGAGCAAGATGGGTTCGAGTGGATTGACCCTAATAACTATGAACAAAGTATTATTTCATTTATTAGGAAGGGCCTAACAGAAAGAGAACAGTTAATTATTATTTGTAATTTCACACCTGTGGTGTACCACCAATATAAGATTGGTGTTCCATTACTTACTGATTATCAGGAAGAGTTTAATAGTGATTCAATTGAATACGGTGGTTCAGGTCAAATAAATACTGGGCTTATCAAAGCAAGAGATGAGAATTGGCATAACCAAGCTTTTACAATCGAGGTTACCGTTCCACCATTATCAATTAGTGTATTTCGACCAATTAACATTCCAATTTCGCAAACTTTACAGGGGGGTATTCACAATGAACAGAAAAAAAGAGTGCGTCGCAATGTTACTAGCAGGGGGAGAGGGGAAGAGACTAGAGCTTCTAACAAAAAACCTAGCTAA
- the metK gene encoding methionine adenosyltransferase — protein sequence MTEKKTRRLFTSESVTEGHPDKICDQISDSILDAILASDPNARVACETSVTTGLVLVAGEITTSTYVDIPKIVRETVREIGYTRAKYGFDSETCAVLTSIDEQSPDIAQGVDQALEAREGLMSDAEIDAIGAGDQGLMFGYANNETPELMPLPISLAHKLARRLTEVRKEEILPYLRPDGKTQVTVEYDENNQPVRIDTIVISTQHHPEVALEQIQRNLKEYVIKPVVPAHLIDEETKYFINPTGRFVIGGPQGDAGLTGRKIIVDTYGGYARHGGGAFSGKDPTKVDRSAAYAARYVAKNIVAAGLADRCEVQLAYAIGVAQPVSISIDTFGTGKVTEEVLVEVVRSNFDLRPAGIIKMLDLRRPIYKQTAAYGHFGRTDVELPWEFTDKAEALKAQALK from the coding sequence ATGACAGAAAAGAAAACTCGTCGTTTATTCACATCAGAATCAGTTACCGAAGGTCATCCGGATAAAATTTGTGACCAAATCTCTGACTCAATTCTTGATGCTATTTTAGCTAGTGATCCTAATGCGCGTGTTGCATGTGAAACATCAGTAACAACAGGATTAGTACTTGTAGCTGGAGAAATCACAACGTCTACATATGTTGACATTCCAAAGATTGTCCGTGAAACAGTTCGTGAGATTGGCTACACTCGTGCGAAGTATGGTTTTGATTCTGAAACTTGTGCGGTGTTAACTTCTATTGATGAGCAATCACCTGATATTGCACAAGGTGTTGACCAAGCTCTTGAAGCTCGTGAAGGATTGATGTCCGATGCTGAGATCGATGCAATCGGTGCTGGTGACCAAGGTTTAATGTTTGGGTACGCAAATAATGAAACTCCAGAATTAATGCCATTACCTATTTCACTTGCTCACAAACTTGCTCGCCGTTTAACAGAGGTACGTAAAGAAGAAATTCTACCTTACTTACGTCCAGATGGAAAAACACAAGTAACAGTAGAGTATGATGAAAACAATCAACCAGTTCGTATTGATACAATTGTTATCTCTACTCAACATCACCCAGAGGTTGCATTAGAGCAAATTCAACGTAACTTAAAAGAGTATGTAATCAAGCCTGTTGTTCCAGCACACTTAATTGATGAAGAAACGAAATACTTTATTAATCCAACAGGTCGTTTCGTAATTGGGGGACCTCAAGGAGATGCTGGTTTAACTGGTCGTAAGATTATCGTTGATACGTATGGTGGTTATGCTCGTCACGGAGGCGGTGCATTCTCAGGTAAGGATCCTACAAAAGTTGACCGTTCTGCAGCTTATGCAGCTCGTTATGTTGCGAAAAACATTGTTGCAGCTGGCCTAGCTGACCGTTGTGAAGTTCAACTTGCCTATGCGATCGGTGTGGCTCAACCAGTTTCGATTTCGATTGACACATTTGGTACAGGGAAAGTGACTGAAGAGGTATTAGTTGAAGTTGTTCGTTCTAACTTTGACCTTCGTCCGGCTGGTATCATTAAAATGCTTGATCTTCGTCGTCCGATTTATAAGCAAACTGCGGCTTATGGTCACTTTGGACGTACTGATGTTGAACTTCCATGGGAGTTTACAGATAAAGCCGAAGCATTAAAAGCACAAGCTCTAAAATAA